In one window of Methanocorpusculum sp. DNA:
- a CDS encoding phosphoglycerol geranylgeranyltransferase, whose product MRWQTWRHITKLDPDKVLNKEEIAEIAASETDALMLSGTLDVTPENLALLYDNVRDAGLPLTVEPADPSCARFEGIDFVFVPTVFNAGHPAFITGLHKEWALHAEIQWDKVVQEAYVVLNPNSSVGKLTRAKCDLSPAEVAAYAVIAEKYYSMPVFYIEYSGMYGDPSVTRAVSEAVSQTRVFYGGGINSGEKAAEMGQYADTIIVGNAVYEAGPAVLKKTVKAVK is encoded by the coding sequence ATGAGATGGCAAACCTGGCGTCATATCACGAAACTTGACCCTGATAAGGTCCTAAACAAAGAAGAGATCGCAGAGATCGCGGCGAGTGAAACGGACGCTCTCATGCTTTCCGGCACGCTCGACGTAACTCCTGAAAACCTCGCCCTGCTCTATGACAACGTCAGGGATGCTGGACTCCCGCTCACGGTCGAGCCGGCCGATCCCTCCTGTGCCAGATTTGAGGGTATCGACTTTGTGTTTGTACCGACCGTGTTCAATGCAGGTCATCCGGCATTCATAACCGGTCTCCACAAAGAATGGGCACTGCACGCCGAGATCCAATGGGATAAAGTGGTCCAGGAAGCCTATGTTGTTCTGAATCCGAACTCATCAGTGGGAAAACTCACCCGCGCCAAATGCGATCTGAGCCCTGCTGAGGTGGCTGCCTACGCGGTGATCGCCGAGAAGTATTACTCAATGCCGGTGTTTTACATCGAGTACAGCGGGATGTATGGTGACCCCTCCGTCACCAGGGCGGTCTCTGAAGCCGTTTCACAGACCCGGGTATTTTACGGCGGAGGGATCAACTCCGGCGAAAAAGCTGCAGAGATGGGGCAGTATGCTGATACGATTATAGTTGGTAATGCGGTCTATGAAGCCGGCCCTGCTGTTCTGAAAAAGACGGTGAAGGCGGTCAAATAA
- the purB gene encoding adenylosuccinate lyase: MAIHPIDFRYGTPEMKRVWSEENRFTCIVRAEIALSHAQGIVGMIPIEDAEIIEKNALSASRIRAKEIEAEISHDTMAITRAVAEVCGDAGRWIHFGATSNDILDTATGLQLKEAYDLFENKLETLMDVLLKRAEETKNLICIGRTHGQQGVPTTYGLRFAIWASEVSRHLLRLRESRPRVVIGKMTGAVGTMAAMGEHGIEVQTEMMKYLDIGSVDVSSQVISRDRYAEYIFLLANIATTLDKIGIEVRSLQRTEIGEVEESFSKKQVGSSTMPHKRNPIKSEQVCGLARIVRAMVEPALLNNTLWDERDLTNSSAERITFPETSILCDHCLQVMTGVVENLRINTEAVTRNLQYLHGINLAESVMIELTKRGMKRQDAHEIIREASMEALAAKLPLAEILSAKPQITSYVSAEEIGRLLQPETYAGLAGVQVENLIRKLAPYCTL; the protein is encoded by the coding sequence ATGGCAATACATCCGATAGATTTCCGGTATGGAACTCCAGAAATGAAACGTGTATGGAGTGAGGAGAACCGATTCACCTGTATCGTCCGCGCTGAAATCGCCCTTTCGCACGCCCAGGGAATCGTCGGGATGATCCCGATTGAGGATGCAGAGATCATTGAAAAGAATGCCCTATCGGCTTCACGCATTCGTGCGAAAGAGATAGAGGCAGAGATAAGTCATGATACGATGGCTATAACCCGGGCAGTTGCCGAAGTTTGTGGGGACGCGGGACGCTGGATCCATTTTGGAGCTACGTCGAATGATATCCTGGATACTGCGACCGGACTTCAGCTTAAAGAGGCATATGACCTGTTCGAGAATAAACTTGAAACGCTGATGGACGTGCTTCTGAAACGTGCTGAGGAAACCAAGAATCTGATCTGTATCGGGAGAACACACGGTCAGCAGGGCGTGCCGACGACCTACGGACTTCGGTTCGCGATCTGGGCGTCAGAGGTTTCTCGGCATCTCCTTCGGTTGAGAGAGAGCAGACCGCGTGTCGTCATCGGTAAGATGACCGGGGCAGTTGGAACGATGGCCGCTATGGGTGAACATGGTATCGAGGTTCAGACAGAGATGATGAAGTATCTGGATATCGGATCGGTGGATGTCTCATCCCAGGTGATTTCCCGCGATAGATATGCCGAGTACATCTTCCTGCTCGCAAACATCGCAACAACTCTGGACAAGATCGGTATCGAGGTCAGGTCTCTGCAGAGAACTGAGATCGGCGAGGTCGAGGAGTCGTTCTCGAAGAAACAGGTCGGTTCGTCGACGATGCCCCATAAGAGGAACCCGATCAAGAGCGAGCAGGTCTGCGGTCTTGCACGGATCGTTCGCGCCATGGTCGAACCGGCACTGCTGAACAATACTCTCTGGGATGAGCGTGATCTGACGAACTCATCCGCCGAGAGGATCACGTTCCCTGAGACCAGCATTCTGTGTGATCACTGTCTTCAGGTGATGACCGGGGTCGTGGAAAATCTGAGGATCAACACCGAGGCTGTCACCCGCAATCTGCAGTATCTGCATGGAATCAATCTTGCAGAGTCGGTGATGATCGAGCTGACGAAACGGGGAATGAAGCGTCAGGATGCCCACGAGATCATTCGCGAGGCAAGTATGGAGGCACTTGCGGCGAAGTTGCCGCTTGCGGAAATTCTTTCAGCAAAGCCCCAGATCACTTCGTATGTCTCGGCTGAGGAGATCGGAAGACTTCTGCAGCCTGAGACCTATGCGGGTCTTGCAGGCGTGCAGGTGGAGAATCTGATCAGAAAACTTGCACCGTACTGTACACTGTAA